One region of Motilibacter aurantiacus genomic DNA includes:
- a CDS encoding thiamine pyrophosphate-requiring protein has translation MAEDRRLVADLVVERLQAWGVHRVFGYSGDGINTVLGALRRAGGRPELVQARHEENAALMAVGHAKYAGGVGVMLSTQGPGAIHLLNGLYDAKLDSVPVVAIVGQQQRSVLGSAYQQGVDLQTLFGDATAYVQTVSTAEQAQMVVDRAFRTALATRQPCAVVLPHDVRGLDAPDPLPQQHGVISSSAEWRRPRVRPQEEDLREAAEALNAGRKVALLVGQGARQAGELVQAVADRLGAGVTTSLLGKPFVDERHPASTGVMGHLGTSASAFLMSSCDTLLIVGSNDPWTEFYPPPGQVRAVQVDLDPRNLGNRYPVEVGLPGDAAETLTALLPLLEPRPDDSWRREVVAAVERWHALAEARAQLPAQPLNPELVIRSLTPRLPADARVSVDVGSVVYWYARHLALPPGVPAHLSSTLASMGSALPYGIAAKLEAPDRPLVALAGDGAMQMNGINELVTVAARWREWSDPRFVVCVLHNGDLAEVTWEQREMEGDPRFEASQRLPAFPFAAYAELLGLRGIRVDSPEQVGPAWEAALRADRPVVLEAVVDPEVPLLPPFPAGEQKLDSMRGALAQEGPEGERALRLLAEQARQERELG, from the coding sequence GTGGCTGAGGACCGGCGGCTGGTCGCCGACCTCGTCGTCGAGCGGCTGCAGGCCTGGGGCGTGCACCGGGTCTTCGGCTACTCCGGCGACGGCATCAACACCGTGCTCGGTGCCCTGCGACGCGCGGGCGGCCGCCCGGAGCTCGTCCAGGCCCGGCACGAGGAGAACGCCGCCCTCATGGCCGTGGGCCACGCGAAGTACGCCGGCGGGGTCGGGGTGATGCTCTCGACGCAGGGGCCGGGCGCGATCCACCTGCTCAACGGCCTCTACGACGCCAAGCTGGACTCGGTCCCGGTGGTCGCGATCGTGGGCCAGCAGCAGCGGTCGGTGCTGGGGTCGGCGTACCAGCAGGGCGTGGACCTGCAGACCCTCTTCGGCGACGCCACCGCGTACGTGCAGACGGTGTCGACCGCGGAGCAGGCGCAGATGGTGGTCGACCGCGCCTTCCGCACGGCGCTCGCCACCCGCCAGCCGTGCGCGGTCGTCCTGCCCCACGACGTCCGGGGGCTCGACGCGCCCGACCCGCTGCCCCAGCAGCACGGCGTCATCTCCAGCAGCGCGGAGTGGCGCCGCCCGCGCGTCCGCCCGCAGGAGGAGGACCTGCGCGAGGCGGCCGAGGCCCTCAACGCCGGACGGAAGGTCGCGCTGCTCGTGGGGCAGGGCGCCCGGCAGGCAGGCGAGCTGGTGCAGGCCGTGGCCGACCGGCTCGGCGCCGGCGTCACGACGAGCCTGCTGGGCAAGCCGTTCGTGGACGAGCGGCACCCGGCGAGCACCGGGGTGATGGGGCACCTGGGCACGAGCGCGAGCGCCTTCCTGATGAGCTCGTGCGACACGCTGCTCATCGTCGGCAGCAACGACCCGTGGACGGAGTTCTACCCGCCGCCCGGTCAGGTGCGCGCGGTCCAGGTCGATCTCGACCCGCGCAACCTCGGCAACCGCTACCCCGTCGAGGTCGGGCTGCCCGGCGACGCGGCGGAGACGCTCACCGCGCTGCTCCCGCTCCTCGAGCCCCGCCCCGACGACAGCTGGCGGCGGGAGGTCGTCGCCGCGGTGGAGCGCTGGCACGCGCTCGCCGAGGCCCGGGCGCAGCTGCCCGCCCAGCCGCTCAACCCCGAGCTCGTCATCCGCTCGCTCACGCCCCGGCTTCCCGCGGACGCGCGGGTCAGCGTCGACGTCGGGTCGGTCGTCTACTGGTACGCCCGGCACCTGGCGCTTCCGCCGGGCGTGCCGGCACACCTGTCCTCGACGCTGGCCAGCATGGGGTCGGCGCTGCCGTACGGCATCGCGGCCAAGCTCGAGGCCCCTGACCGGCCGCTCGTCGCCCTCGCCGGCGACGGGGCGATGCAGATGAACGGGATCAACGAGCTCGTCACGGTGGCTGCACGCTGGCGCGAATGGAGCGACCCGCGCTTCGTCGTCTGCGTCCTGCACAACGGGGACCTGGCCGAGGTGACCTGGGAGCAGCGGGAGATGGAGGGCGACCCTCGCTTCGAGGCGAGTCAGCGGCTGCCCGCGTTCCCGTTCGCGGCGTACGCCGAGCTGCTCGGGCTGCGCGGCATCCGGGTGGACTCCCCGGAGCAGGTGGGGCCCGCGTGGGAGGCGGCGCTCCGCGCGGACCGCCCCGTCGTGCTCGAGGCGGTCGTCGACCCGGAGGTCCCGCTGCTGCCGCCGTTCCCGGCGGGCGAGCAGAAGCTCGACTCCATGCGGGGCGCGCTCGCCCAGGAGGGCCCGGAGGGCGAGCGCGCGCTGCGGCTGCTGGCGGAGCAGGCCCGCCAGGAGCGGGAGCTGGGGTAG
- a CDS encoding glutathionylspermidine synthase family protein: MWRHSSPPRKDWRRTVESQGLVYPTTKHADGSETAYWNESAFYELSEAEVEHLEEATEELHRMSIEAARYLASGELGDLGLVPGALELARASLERGDVSVYGRLDLRYDGTEPAKLLEYNADTPTGLVEASVAQWYWLEDVMPSTDQWNSLHERLVQAWRSARPKLRSPVVHFAHHPDDETNEEWMTVAYMRDVATEAGLETVGLTVADIGWDFDRRRFVDLVEAPIDTAFVLYPWEDMLRDEFGRQIMADPLGTTWVEPAWKVLASNKALLAALWHCFPDSEHLLPAYLDEPGPLTEWVAKPLHGREGDGIRVSAADVTHEQRSERYGAEGYVYQQYAPLPAFDGNYAVIGAWVVDGKAAGAGIRESDGLVTDSRARFVPHALSAPRPDPSTASAWLREA, encoded by the coding sequence ATGTGGCGGCACTCCTCGCCACCCCGCAAGGACTGGCGCCGGACCGTCGAGTCGCAGGGGCTGGTCTACCCCACGACGAAGCACGCCGACGGCAGCGAGACGGCCTACTGGAACGAGTCCGCCTTCTACGAGCTGTCCGAGGCGGAGGTGGAGCACCTCGAGGAGGCGACCGAGGAGCTCCACCGGATGAGCATCGAGGCCGCGCGCTACCTGGCGTCGGGGGAGCTGGGGGACCTCGGGCTGGTGCCCGGCGCTCTCGAGCTCGCCCGGGCCAGCCTGGAGCGCGGTGACGTAAGCGTCTACGGCCGTCTCGACCTGCGCTACGACGGCACCGAGCCGGCCAAGCTGCTGGAGTACAACGCCGACACCCCGACCGGGCTGGTCGAGGCGAGCGTGGCGCAGTGGTACTGGCTCGAGGACGTCATGCCCTCGACCGACCAGTGGAACTCCCTGCACGAGCGGCTGGTCCAGGCGTGGCGGTCGGCTCGGCCGAAGCTGCGTTCTCCTGTTGTGCACTTCGCACACCATCCGGACGACGAGACCAACGAGGAGTGGATGACCGTCGCGTACATGCGCGACGTCGCCACCGAGGCCGGCCTGGAGACCGTCGGGCTGACCGTGGCCGACATCGGGTGGGACTTCGACCGGCGCCGCTTCGTCGACCTGGTCGAGGCGCCCATCGACACGGCGTTCGTCCTGTACCCGTGGGAGGACATGCTCCGCGACGAGTTCGGGCGCCAGATCATGGCGGACCCGCTCGGGACGACGTGGGTCGAGCCCGCGTGGAAGGTCCTGGCCTCCAACAAGGCCCTCCTCGCCGCGCTGTGGCACTGCTTCCCGGACTCGGAGCACCTGCTCCCCGCGTACCTGGACGAGCCCGGCCCCCTGACCGAGTGGGTGGCCAAGCCGCTGCACGGGCGGGAGGGCGACGGCATCCGGGTCTCGGCGGCGGACGTCACGCACGAGCAGCGCAGCGAGCGCTACGGCGCCGAGGGCTACGTCTACCAGCAGTACGCGCCGCTGCCGGCCTTCGACGGCAACTACGCGGTCATCGGGGCCTGGGTCGTGGACGGCAAGGCGGCCGGTGCTGGGATCCGCGAGTCGGACGGGCTCGTGACCGACAGCCGGGCCCGCTTCGTGCCGCACGCGCTGTCGGCGCCCCGGCCCGACCCGTCCACTGCTTCCGCGTGGCTGCGCGAAGCCTGA
- a CDS encoding threonine aldolase family protein, whose amino-acid sequence MDDTALRDSCTRFLNWHGLQPPEAVLRRLLELEALRGDQYGVGGVVTQLEQEVGELLGKPAAFFLSGTMAQQIALRVHADRRGRRTVAYHPTAHPELHEGKALERLHGLRGRPVGERHELLTLQGLEQVAEPLAAVLFELPQREIGGQLPAWHDLQAQTAWAREHGAATHLDGARLWECTPYYGRPPAEIAGLFDTVYASLYKGVGGLSGCCLAGPEDVLAEAREWRQRHGGTLFAMWPNAASALLGLRERLPRMPLYVEHAQVIAAALTGLPGVEVVPDPPVTPMMHLHLRTSKEAFEAARDGLARERGVWAFPRSSPSGSPGVRVVELMVGDSTLQFFPAEVRELVATLVGATRG is encoded by the coding sequence ATGGACGACACGGCGCTGCGCGACTCGTGCACCCGGTTCCTCAACTGGCACGGCCTGCAGCCGCCCGAGGCCGTGCTGCGCCGGCTGCTGGAGCTCGAGGCCCTCCGGGGCGACCAGTACGGCGTGGGCGGCGTCGTCACGCAGCTCGAGCAGGAGGTGGGCGAGCTCCTGGGCAAGCCCGCTGCCTTCTTCCTGAGCGGCACCATGGCGCAGCAGATCGCGCTGCGGGTGCACGCGGACCGGCGCGGCCGGCGCACGGTGGCGTACCACCCCACGGCCCATCCGGAGCTGCACGAGGGCAAGGCGCTCGAGCGGCTGCACGGGCTGCGCGGGCGGCCCGTCGGCGAGAGGCACGAGCTGCTGACGCTGCAGGGCCTCGAGCAGGTGGCCGAGCCGCTCGCAGCGGTGCTGTTCGAGCTGCCCCAGCGCGAGATCGGCGGGCAGCTGCCGGCCTGGCACGACCTGCAGGCGCAGACGGCCTGGGCCCGGGAGCACGGCGCAGCCACCCACCTCGACGGTGCACGCCTGTGGGAGTGCACCCCGTACTACGGCAGGCCTCCGGCCGAGATCGCGGGGCTCTTCGACACGGTCTACGCGTCGTTGTACAAGGGTGTCGGTGGGCTCTCCGGTTGCTGTTTGGCCGGCCCCGAGGACGTCCTCGCAGAGGCGCGCGAGTGGCGGCAGCGGCACGGCGGCACGCTGTTCGCCATGTGGCCGAACGCCGCGTCCGCCCTGCTCGGGCTGCGCGAGCGGCTGCCCCGGATGCCGCTGTACGTCGAGCACGCCCAGGTGATCGCCGCCGCGCTCACCGGCCTGCCCGGGGTCGAGGTGGTGCCGGACCCGCCGGTGACCCCCATGATGCACCTGCACCTGCGGACCTCGAAGGAGGCGTTCGAGGCCGCGCGGGACGGGCTGGCCCGGGAGCGCGGCGTCTGGGCCTTCCCACGCTCGTCGCCGTCGGGCTCTCCGGGCGTGCGCGTGGTCGAGCTCATGGTCGGCGACTCGACGCTGCAGTTCTTCCCCGCGGAGGTCCGCGAGCTGGTAGCCACGCTCGTGGGCGCCACCCGGGGCTGA
- the hrpB gene encoding ATP-dependent helicase HrpB, whose product MLPDPRAVPQSALPVRSALAGLARALEGGSAVLVAPPGTGKTTLVPLWLADAVAGRVVVAEPRRVAARAAARRMASLLGEQVGGRVGYTVRGDRRASAATRVEVVTTGVLVQRLQRDPELPGVDAVVLDECHERHLDTDLALAFCIDVRAALRPELLLLATSATAEAGRLARVLGDGPPAPVVTARGALHPIEVVWAPPPAPVTPPYGLRVDPRLLDAVAATILRALAEDEGDVLAFLPGVAEIRSVAGRLGALAGVDVVALHGRLPAAEQDAVLRPGPRRRVVLATSVAESSLTVPGVRVVVDSGLARVPRLDPARGLGSLVTVRASRAAAEQRAGRAGREAPGRAYRCWSEADQARLPAQPEPEVAGADLTGFALELARWGAPGGAGLALLDQPPAGAFESALEALRALGAIDSHGRATPRGRRLGAVGAGPRLARALLDGAPLVGRRAAAEVVALLAEPGGQDGDDLLAALSRLRAGRPGPSRDDSAAWRQEARRLEALVDADAAPPAPVPPDLAAGLVVGLAFPERLARVREPGGTAYLMTGGTAVELGPGTALHGAEWLAVAVADRAPGRSAARVRAAVPVDEATAQEAAPGLLAAEERVAWTGGDVEAVRVERLGAVVLAERRLDAPDPALVRAALQEGLRREGLALLPWSAEATALRQRLAFLRGALGEPWPDVADAALLDRVDEWLGPELATARRRADLARVGLAAALRRMLPWPAAARLDELAPERLEVPSGARRRVDYSEPAAPVLAVPVQEAFGWLEGPVLAGGACPVVLHLVSPAGRPVAVTRDLASFWRQGYPQVRAELRGRYPKHAWPEDPLSAPPRRRR is encoded by the coding sequence CCGCGCGCCGTGCCGCAGTCCGCGCTCCCTGTCCGCTCTGCGCTGGCCGGCCTGGCCCGGGCACTGGAGGGCGGGTCCGCCGTGCTGGTGGCGCCGCCCGGCACCGGCAAGACCACGCTGGTCCCGCTCTGGCTCGCCGACGCGGTCGCCGGCCGCGTCGTCGTCGCCGAGCCCCGCCGGGTCGCCGCGCGTGCCGCCGCGCGGAGGATGGCGTCGCTGCTCGGTGAGCAGGTGGGCGGGCGCGTCGGCTACACGGTCCGCGGTGACCGCCGGGCCTCGGCCGCGACCCGGGTCGAGGTGGTCACGACCGGCGTGCTCGTGCAGCGGCTGCAGCGCGACCCCGAGCTGCCCGGGGTGGACGCCGTGGTGCTCGACGAGTGCCACGAGCGCCACCTCGACACCGACCTCGCGCTGGCCTTCTGCATCGACGTGCGCGCCGCGCTGCGACCGGAGCTGCTGCTGCTCGCGACGTCGGCCACCGCGGAGGCCGGCCGGCTGGCCCGCGTGCTCGGGGACGGCCCGCCGGCGCCCGTCGTCACCGCCCGCGGCGCGCTGCACCCCATCGAGGTCGTGTGGGCGCCGCCACCGGCACCGGTGACCCCGCCGTACGGGCTCCGCGTCGACCCCCGGCTGCTCGACGCGGTCGCGGCGACCATCCTGCGCGCGCTCGCGGAGGACGAGGGCGACGTCCTCGCCTTCCTGCCCGGGGTCGCCGAGATCCGGTCCGTCGCCGGGCGGCTCGGCGCCCTCGCGGGGGTGGACGTGGTCGCGTTGCACGGTCGGCTGCCCGCCGCGGAGCAGGACGCGGTGCTGCGGCCCGGGCCGCGGCGGCGCGTCGTGCTGGCCACGTCGGTGGCCGAGAGCAGCCTGACCGTGCCCGGCGTACGCGTCGTCGTGGACTCCGGGCTGGCCCGGGTGCCGCGCCTGGACCCCGCACGCGGGCTGGGCTCGCTGGTGACGGTCCGCGCGTCCCGCGCCGCGGCCGAGCAGCGTGCCGGGCGGGCCGGGCGCGAGGCGCCGGGGCGGGCGTACCGCTGCTGGAGCGAGGCCGACCAGGCCCGGCTCCCCGCGCAGCCCGAGCCGGAGGTCGCGGGCGCGGACCTGACCGGCTTCGCGCTGGAGCTGGCCCGGTGGGGCGCGCCCGGCGGTGCCGGGCTGGCGCTGCTCGACCAGCCGCCGGCCGGCGCCTTCGAGAGCGCGCTGGAGGCGCTGCGCGCGCTGGGCGCGATCGACTCCCATGGCCGGGCGACCCCGCGCGGGCGGCGCCTCGGCGCGGTCGGCGCCGGCCCGCGGCTGGCCCGGGCCCTGCTCGACGGCGCGCCGCTCGTCGGCCGCCGGGCGGCCGCCGAGGTCGTGGCCCTGCTCGCCGAGCCGGGTGGCCAGGACGGCGACGACCTGCTCGCAGCCCTCTCGCGGCTGCGCGCCGGCCGGCCCGGGCCGAGCCGGGACGACAGCGCCGCTTGGCGGCAGGAGGCGCGCCGCCTCGAGGCCCTCGTCGACGCCGACGCGGCCCCGCCCGCGCCCGTGCCGCCGGACCTGGCCGCCGGGCTGGTCGTCGGGCTGGCCTTCCCCGAGCGGCTGGCCCGCGTGCGCGAGCCGGGCGGGACGGCGTACCTCATGACCGGCGGGACGGCGGTGGAGCTGGGCCCGGGCACCGCCCTGCACGGCGCGGAGTGGCTCGCGGTGGCGGTCGCGGACCGCGCGCCCGGGCGGTCCGCGGCGCGCGTGCGGGCGGCCGTGCCCGTCGACGAGGCGACGGCGCAGGAGGCCGCCCCGGGACTGCTCGCGGCCGAGGAGCGCGTGGCCTGGACGGGCGGCGACGTCGAGGCCGTACGCGTCGAGCGCCTCGGCGCGGTCGTGCTCGCCGAGCGCCGGCTGGACGCACCCGACCCCGCGCTGGTGCGCGCCGCCCTGCAGGAGGGGCTCCGCCGCGAGGGGCTCGCGCTGCTGCCGTGGAGCGCCGAGGCGACGGCGCTTCGGCAACGGCTGGCCTTCCTGCGCGGCGCGCTCGGGGAGCCGTGGCCGGACGTGGCCGACGCCGCGCTGCTCGACCGGGTCGACGAATGGCTCGGGCCCGAGCTGGCGACGGCGCGACGGCGGGCCGACCTCGCGCGGGTCGGCCTGGCGGCAGCGCTGCGCCGGATGCTGCCCTGGCCGGCGGCGGCGCGCCTGGACGAGCTCGCGCCGGAGCGGCTCGAGGTGCCGAGCGGGGCACGGCGGCGCGTCGACTACTCCGAGCCCGCCGCCCCCGTGCTGGCCGTGCCGGTGCAGGAGGCGTTCGGCTGGCTGGAGGGGCCGGTGCTGGCCGGCGGCGCCTGCCCGGTCGTGCTGCACCTGGTCTCACCGGCGGGCCGGCCGGTGGCGGTGACGCGGGACCTCGCGTCCTTCTGGCGGCAGGGCTACCCCCAGGTGCGCGCCGAGCTGCGCGGGCGCTACCCGAAGCATGCCTGGCCGGAGGACCCGCTGAGCGCGCCCCCGCGGCGTCGCCGATGA
- a CDS encoding potassium channel family protein, producing MFRRARELALRLVLKLANNGRVLFWALLLDYVACAAAYALLEDKGPISSLWWAIVTGFTVGYGDFYPETTAGRGIGAFLIVTTWFLSLLAGAFITARAVIDADEFSHEEQEEIKASLRRIEERLGTLPADT from the coding sequence GTGTTCCGGCGCGCACGCGAGCTGGCCCTGCGGCTGGTCCTGAAGCTGGCCAACAACGGGCGGGTGCTGTTCTGGGCACTCCTGCTCGACTACGTGGCCTGTGCAGCCGCGTACGCCCTGCTGGAGGACAAGGGGCCCATCTCCTCGCTGTGGTGGGCCATCGTCACCGGCTTCACCGTGGGCTACGGCGACTTCTACCCCGAGACGACCGCGGGGCGGGGGATCGGGGCCTTCCTGATCGTGACCACGTGGTTCCTGTCGCTGCTCGCCGGGGCCTTCATCACGGCCCGCGCCGTGATCGACGCCGACGAGTTCAGCCACGAGGAGCAGGAGGAGATCAAGGCCTCCCTGCGGCGGATCGAGGAGCGGCTGGGGACGCTGCCGGCCGACACCTAG
- a CDS encoding BTAD domain-containing putative transcriptional regulator, with protein sequence MTTRLCHVLGSVTVTVEGRDVDLGGPQRVALLAVLLAARGRAVSDAALVDALWPEDPPTTALGSLRAHVSRLRSALAGPADRDEVVVVREAGGYRVAAGSVALDAEQFEQELAEATQLRKAGDAAGALPLLERALARWRGDAYAWAPDVSAVVAERRRLAELRRTAELERYDVLLARGAHADAVAGLQALVTSSPELERGWELLALSLYRDGRQAEALSALRAAREVLLEEHGLDPGPALRRLEAAVLAQDPALDLPAPAAPVERRARGPEPRPTPRPARPAGLAGLAGLATPATPLWGRERDVAAVAGLLRRPDARIVTLTGIGGVGKTRLALAAAAGTEQAADGAVTFVPLAAFTDTALVFPAVAQALGLDHVEEARAFEAVVESLRNRPTLLVLDNLEQLLAVAPQVSELVSQCPELTVLATSRAPLRVRGEVEYPVLPLPLPPERPSAPEDVAASGAGALFVDRATAVVPSFTLTAANAGAVAQLCHRLAGIPLALELAAARVRLLSPEALLERLGEAMARGGSRDLPARQRTMRATLDWSYGLLPAAEQQLLRCLSVFSGGFTLPAAEAVAEGVGLPRDEVLALLESLVEQSLVVVDTSGSGTPGCDEPRFLLLEPVIEYATSLLQVGERERVHTAHAACFLDLSERAAPGYESGRQVEWLCRIERDEANLRAALNWALDHDPVAAARMGWALWLYWWLRGRLLLGRRSMERALEHDLPPQARVGALIASACMGFAQGDLPHAEQRWSQAREIATELGDPQQMANSIAGTGLVALARLDLETAEARFLDALPLAVAAGARGEWLHSLALVWLGTVLLARGEPKAAQERIRAGLEGAEQRGDRLAVYIALFNLSQASIASGDPAEARAHLVRGIQLSLQTGDLANLAYFLEALAVVDGSQDRAHRVAVLVGAAESIRSDAGSAVYGYYLPDESLRQATEQQARERLGAALYDDTVAAGRALTPEDAAAYALSAEVMPPADRASGSR encoded by the coding sequence GTGACGACGAGGCTGTGCCACGTCCTGGGTTCGGTCACGGTGACCGTCGAGGGCCGTGACGTCGACCTGGGCGGGCCGCAGCGGGTTGCGCTGCTCGCCGTGCTGCTCGCTGCCCGCGGGCGCGCGGTCTCCGACGCGGCGCTCGTGGACGCGCTGTGGCCGGAGGACCCGCCGACCACCGCCCTCGGCAGCCTGCGGGCCCACGTCTCCCGGCTGCGCAGCGCCCTCGCCGGGCCCGCCGACCGGGACGAGGTGGTCGTCGTGCGGGAGGCCGGCGGCTACCGGGTCGCGGCCGGCTCGGTGGCCCTCGACGCCGAGCAGTTCGAGCAGGAGCTGGCCGAGGCGACGCAGCTGCGCAAGGCCGGCGACGCCGCCGGGGCCCTGCCGCTGCTGGAGCGCGCCCTCGCCCGCTGGCGGGGGGACGCGTACGCCTGGGCACCGGACGTCTCCGCCGTGGTCGCCGAGCGCCGCCGGCTCGCCGAGCTGCGCCGGACCGCCGAGCTCGAGCGGTACGACGTGCTGCTCGCGCGGGGTGCGCACGCCGACGCGGTCGCCGGGCTGCAGGCGCTCGTCACCTCCTCCCCCGAGCTGGAGCGCGGCTGGGAGCTGCTCGCGCTGTCGCTCTACCGGGACGGCCGGCAGGCCGAGGCGCTGTCGGCCCTGCGGGCGGCGCGCGAGGTGCTGCTCGAGGAGCACGGACTGGACCCGGGGCCGGCGCTGCGCCGGCTGGAGGCCGCCGTGCTCGCGCAGGACCCGGCGCTCGACCTGCCGGCCCCGGCCGCGCCGGTGGAGCGCCGCGCGCGCGGCCCCGAGCCCCGGCCCACGCCGCGGCCGGCGCGGCCGGCGGGGCTGGCGGGGCTGGCGGGGCTGGCGACGCCGGCCACCCCGCTGTGGGGGCGCGAGCGCGACGTCGCCGCCGTCGCCGGCCTGCTCCGGCGGCCCGACGCGCGCATCGTCACCCTCACGGGCATCGGCGGGGTGGGGAAGACCCGGCTCGCCCTCGCGGCTGCGGCCGGCACGGAGCAGGCGGCGGACGGGGCGGTCACGTTCGTGCCACTGGCCGCGTTCACCGACACGGCGCTCGTCTTCCCTGCGGTGGCCCAGGCTCTGGGGCTCGACCACGTCGAGGAGGCCAGAGCCTTCGAGGCCGTGGTCGAGAGCCTGCGCAACCGCCCGACGCTGCTCGTGCTGGACAACCTCGAGCAGCTGCTGGCCGTCGCGCCGCAGGTGTCCGAGCTCGTGTCGCAGTGCCCCGAGCTCACGGTCCTGGCGACCAGCCGCGCGCCGCTGCGGGTGCGCGGCGAGGTCGAGTACCCCGTGCTGCCGCTGCCGCTGCCGCCGGAGCGGCCCTCCGCGCCCGAGGATGTCGCGGCGTCGGGTGCCGGCGCCCTCTTCGTCGACCGCGCCACCGCCGTCGTCCCGTCGTTCACCCTCACCGCGGCCAATGCGGGGGCCGTCGCGCAGCTGTGCCACCGGCTGGCGGGCATCCCGCTCGCGTTGGAGCTGGCCGCGGCCCGGGTCCGGCTGCTGTCGCCGGAGGCGTTGCTCGAGCGGCTCGGCGAGGCGATGGCGCGGGGAGGGTCGCGCGACCTGCCGGCGCGCCAGCGCACGATGCGCGCGACCCTCGACTGGAGCTACGGCCTCCTCCCGGCCGCCGAGCAGCAGCTCCTGCGTTGCCTCTCGGTCTTCTCCGGCGGTTTCACGTTGCCCGCGGCCGAGGCGGTCGCGGAGGGCGTGGGCCTCCCGCGCGACGAGGTGCTGGCCCTGCTGGAGTCCCTGGTCGAGCAGTCGCTCGTCGTCGTCGACACGTCCGGCAGCGGGACGCCGGGGTGCGACGAGCCCCGCTTCCTGCTGCTCGAGCCCGTGATCGAGTACGCCACGAGCCTGCTGCAGGTCGGCGAGCGCGAGCGGGTGCACACCGCCCACGCCGCGTGCTTCCTCGACCTTTCCGAGCGGGCCGCACCCGGGTACGAGTCCGGGCGGCAGGTCGAGTGGCTCTGCCGGATCGAGCGGGACGAGGCGAACCTGCGGGCTGCGCTGAACTGGGCGCTGGACCACGACCCGGTGGCCGCCGCCCGCATGGGCTGGGCGCTGTGGCTGTACTGGTGGCTGCGCGGACGGCTCCTGCTCGGCCGGCGCTCCATGGAGCGAGCCCTGGAGCACGACCTGCCCCCGCAGGCCCGGGTCGGCGCCCTGATCGCATCCGCCTGCATGGGCTTCGCCCAGGGTGACCTGCCCCACGCCGAGCAGCGCTGGAGCCAGGCCCGGGAGATCGCGACCGAGCTCGGGGACCCGCAGCAGATGGCGAACTCCATCGCCGGGACGGGGCTCGTCGCGCTGGCCCGGCTCGACCTCGAGACGGCCGAAGCACGGTTCCTGGATGCGCTGCCGCTGGCGGTGGCGGCGGGCGCCCGCGGGGAGTGGCTGCACAGCCTCGCCCTGGTGTGGCTGGGCACCGTGCTGCTCGCGCGCGGGGAGCCGAAGGCGGCCCAGGAGCGGATCCGGGCCGGGCTCGAAGGGGCAGAGCAGCGCGGCGACCGGCTCGCGGTCTACATCGCGCTGTTCAACCTCTCCCAGGCGTCGATCGCGTCCGGTGACCCCGCGGAGGCGCGCGCGCACCTGGTCCGCGGCATCCAGCTCTCGCTGCAGACCGGGGACCTGGCCAACCTCGCCTACTTCCTCGAGGCCCTCGCCGTCGTCGACGGCTCGCAGGACCGGGCACACCGCGTCGCGGTGCTCGTCGGCGCCGCCGAGTCCATCCGGTCGGACGCGGGCTCGGCCGTCTACGGCTACTACCTGCCGGACGAGTCCCTCCGGCAGGCGACGGAGCAGCAGGCACGGGAGCGGCTGGGCGCGGCGCTCTACGACGACACCGTCGCCGCGGGACGTGCCCTGACCCCGGAGGACGCGGCGGCGTACGCCCTGAGCGCGGAGGTCATGCCGCCGGCGGACCGTGCCTCGGGCTCCCGCTGA
- a CDS encoding DUF350 domain-containing protein gives MLESLGYALAYTGVGLVMLYAGFLALDLLTPGKLSHRIWGEGSVNAAVVSAAGTLGLGGIVFTAIWTNAESGFGDALWWTIVFGLVGVALQSVAFVLLDLVTPGKLGAMVCERAFVPGTLVVAASQLAVSLIVIASIA, from the coding sequence ATGCTCGAGAGCCTCGGCTACGCACTCGCCTACACCGGCGTCGGCCTGGTGATGCTGTACGCCGGGTTCCTCGCCCTGGACCTGCTGACGCCCGGCAAGCTGTCGCACCGGATCTGGGGTGAGGGGAGCGTCAACGCGGCGGTCGTGTCCGCCGCCGGGACGCTCGGGCTCGGCGGCATCGTCTTCACGGCGATCTGGACGAATGCCGAATCCGGCTTCGGTGATGCGCTGTGGTGGACGATCGTGTTCGGCCTCGTCGGCGTCGCGCTGCAGAGCGTGGCGTTCGTGCTGCTGGACCTCGTGACGCCGGGCAAGCTGGGAGCCATGGTGTGCGAGCGCGCGTTCGTGCCGGGGACGCTGGTCGTGGCGGCCTCGCAGCTGGCCGTCTCGCTGATCGTCATCGCCTCCATCGCCTGA